In a genomic window of Mycolicibacterium neoaurum VKM Ac-1815D:
- a CDS encoding acyltransferase family protein, translated as MMTLAPARPARTDGPVTTTGTTTGTRTSGFYRHDLDGLRGVAIALVAVFHVWFGRVSGGVDVFLALSGFFFGGRLLRSALDEAAAIRPVSEVIRLVRRLLPALIVVLAAAAVLTILIQPETRWETFADQSLASLGYYQNWELANTAADYLRAGETVSPLQHIWSMSVQGQFYIAFLALILALAYALRGRLGRHLRTVFIVVLAAVTIASFVYAIHAHNTDQATAYYDSFARAWELTLGALVGALVPYVRWPMWLRTIIATVALAAILSCGWLIDGVREFPGPWTLVPVGATVLFILSAANRAADPRTDGALPAPNRLLATRPFVWLGSIAYSLYLWHWPLLIFWLAYSGKEHVDFVDGAVVLLVSGVLAWLTMRYVETPLRYRAPARSSAAVVIPWRRRLRRPTIVLGSFVTLLGVTLTATSFTWREHVTVERASGKELSGLSARDYPGARALINHAKVPKLPMRPTVLEAKNDIPESTPAGCISDFDNVDVINCTYGDKDASRTIALAGGSHAEHWITALDLLGRLHDFKVVTYLKMGCPLTTEQKPLVMGDNRPYPKCREWNEKVMPKLLADKPDYVFTTSTRPWNIKPGDVMPSQYLGIWQEFLDAGIDVLAMRDTPWLTRNNKPYFPADCLASGGDAISCGIDRAEVLSDVNPTLDYVDRFPNLKPLDMTDAVCRPEFCRVVEGNVLVYHDSHHLSTTYVRSMTNELGRQLAAATGWW; from the coding sequence ATGATGACCCTCGCTCCAGCCCGACCTGCGCGTACCGACGGCCCGGTGACCACGACCGGTACCACGACCGGCACCCGCACCTCGGGCTTCTATCGGCATGACCTCGACGGACTTCGCGGTGTCGCCATCGCACTCGTCGCGGTGTTCCATGTCTGGTTCGGACGGGTCTCCGGCGGCGTGGACGTCTTCCTGGCGCTGTCGGGCTTCTTCTTCGGCGGACGACTGCTGCGCTCGGCACTGGACGAGGCGGCCGCCATCCGGCCGGTATCCGAGGTCATCCGGCTGGTGCGGCGGCTGTTGCCCGCGCTCATCGTCGTGCTTGCCGCCGCCGCGGTACTGACCATCCTGATCCAACCCGAGACACGCTGGGAGACGTTCGCCGACCAGAGCCTGGCGAGCCTCGGTTATTACCAGAACTGGGAACTGGCCAACACCGCGGCCGACTATCTGCGCGCGGGTGAGACCGTCAGCCCGCTGCAGCACATCTGGTCGATGTCGGTGCAGGGCCAGTTCTACATCGCCTTCCTCGCCCTGATCCTGGCGCTGGCCTATGCGTTGCGCGGCAGGCTGGGCAGGCATCTGCGCACCGTGTTCATCGTGGTGCTTGCCGCCGTCACCATCGCCTCGTTCGTGTACGCGATCCACGCCCACAACACCGACCAGGCCACCGCCTACTACGACAGCTTCGCCAGGGCGTGGGAGTTGACGCTCGGGGCGTTGGTCGGCGCCCTGGTCCCCTACGTGCGGTGGCCGATGTGGCTGCGGACCATCATCGCGACCGTTGCCCTGGCGGCCATCCTGTCCTGCGGTTGGCTCATCGACGGTGTGCGCGAGTTCCCCGGACCGTGGACGCTGGTACCGGTCGGGGCGACCGTGCTGTTCATCCTGTCGGCGGCCAATCGCGCCGCCGACCCGCGCACCGACGGCGCACTGCCGGCCCCGAACCGGCTGCTGGCGACCCGGCCGTTCGTCTGGCTGGGTTCGATCGCCTATTCGCTGTACTTGTGGCACTGGCCGCTGCTGATCTTTTGGCTGGCCTACAGCGGCAAGGAACATGTCGATTTCGTCGACGGCGCCGTGGTGCTGTTGGTCTCCGGTGTGCTGGCCTGGCTGACGATGCGCTATGTCGAAACCCCGCTGCGCTACCGGGCACCGGCCCGGTCGAGCGCCGCGGTGGTGATTCCGTGGCGCCGGCGACTGCGACGCCCGACCATCGTGCTGGGTTCCTTCGTCACGCTGCTGGGCGTCACGCTGACCGCGACATCGTTCACCTGGCGCGAGCACGTGACCGTCGAGCGCGCCAGCGGTAAGGAGCTGTCGGGACTGTCGGCCAGGGACTACCCCGGGGCGCGGGCACTGATCAACCATGCGAAGGTCCCCAAGCTCCCGATGCGCCCGACGGTGCTGGAGGCCAAGAACGATATCCCCGAATCGACGCCGGCCGGGTGCATCAGCGATTTCGACAATGTCGACGTCATCAACTGCACTTACGGGGACAAGGACGCCTCCCGCACGATCGCCCTGGCGGGTGGTTCACACGCCGAGCACTGGATCACCGCCCTCGACCTGCTGGGCCGGCTCCACGATTTCAAGGTCGTCACCTACCTGAAGATGGGCTGCCCGCTGACCACCGAGCAGAAGCCGCTGGTGATGGGTGACAACCGCCCCTACCCGAAGTGCCGGGAGTGGAACGAGAAGGTCATGCCCAAGCTGCTGGCCGACAAACCCGATTACGTCTTCACCACCTCCACCCGGCCGTGGAACATCAAACCCGGTGACGTGATGCCCAGCCAGTATCTCGGAATCTGGCAGGAGTTCCTGGACGCGGGTATCGACGTACTGGCCATGCGTGACACGCCGTGGCTGACACGTAACAACAAGCCCTATTTCCCGGCCGACTGCCTTGCCAGCGGCGGCGACGCCATCTCCTGCGGTATCGATCGGGCTGAGGTACTGTCCGACGTCAATCCCACCCTCGACTATGTGGATCGGTTCCCCAATCTCAAACCGCTCGATATGACCGACGCCGTGTGCCGACCGGAATTCTGCCGAGTAGTGGAGGGAAATGTGTTGGTCTATCACGACTCTCACCATCTGTCGACGACCTACGTGCGCTCCATGACCAACGAACTCGGTCGGCAGCTCGCGGCCGCGACCGGCTGGTGGTGA
- the glgX gene encoding glycogen debranching protein GlgX, with translation MATTVWPGTPYPLGATYDGAGTNFSLFSEVATLVELCLIAKDGTEQRIPLDEVDGYVWHAYLPTVSPGQRYGFRVHGPWDPTAGQRCDPSKLLLDPYGKAFYGNFTFGQALFSYDLESDHPAVTPADPAVDSLGHTMTSVVINPFFDWGSDRAPKTPYHETVIYEAHVKGLTQCHPDIPEELRGTYAGLAHPAIIEHLKALNVTAIELMPVHQFLHDHRLLDLGLRNYWGYNTFGFFAPHSEYASNRHAGGAVAEFKAMVRSFHAAGIEVILDVVYNHTAEGNHLGPTLNFRGIDNAAYYRLLDGEEQFYKDFTGTGNSLNARHPHTLQLIMDSLRYWVLEMHVDGFRFDLASTLAREFYDVDRLSAFFDLVQQDPVISQVKLIAEPWDIGEGGYQVGNFPGLWTEWNGKYRDTVRDYWRGEPATLGEFASRLTGSSDLYEHTGRRPGASINFVTCHDGFTLADLVSYNEKHNEANGEDNRDGESHNRSWNCGVEGPTDDPDIIGLRSRQMRNMIATLMVSQGTPMISHGDEIGRTQGGNNNAYCQDSPIAWVDWSKLDENAELLEFARKAVALRKKHPVFRRRRFLAGNPIRSGEQVRDIAWLTPAGAEMTPQDWGSGFGKSIAVFLNGDAIPEPNARGERVRDDSFLLCFNAHDEELDFVLPPDDYAEKWVTALDTGDPAGAVEVTISAGEKISLQPRSLRVLKKTT, from the coding sequence GTGGCCACGACGGTCTGGCCCGGTACGCCCTACCCCCTGGGCGCCACCTATGACGGTGCGGGAACCAACTTTTCGTTGTTCTCCGAGGTCGCAACGCTGGTCGAACTCTGCCTGATCGCCAAGGACGGCACCGAACAGCGGATTCCGCTCGACGAGGTCGACGGCTACGTCTGGCACGCCTATCTGCCGACGGTGAGTCCCGGCCAGCGCTACGGCTTCCGGGTGCACGGACCGTGGGATCCCACCGCCGGACAGCGTTGCGATCCGAGCAAACTGCTGCTCGATCCCTACGGTAAGGCGTTCTACGGCAACTTCACCTTCGGTCAGGCACTGTTCTCCTACGATCTGGAGTCCGACCATCCGGCCGTGACACCGGCCGACCCCGCGGTGGACTCCCTGGGTCACACCATGACCAGCGTGGTGATCAATCCGTTCTTCGACTGGGGATCGGACCGGGCACCCAAGACGCCCTACCACGAGACCGTCATCTACGAGGCCCACGTCAAGGGCCTGACCCAGTGCCATCCCGACATCCCCGAGGAGTTGCGCGGCACCTACGCCGGGCTGGCCCACCCGGCGATCATCGAACATCTCAAGGCGCTCAACGTGACCGCGATCGAACTGATGCCGGTGCACCAGTTCCTACACGACCATCGGCTGCTCGATCTCGGGCTGCGAAACTATTGGGGCTACAACACTTTCGGCTTCTTCGCACCCCATTCGGAGTACGCGTCCAACCGCCACGCGGGCGGCGCGGTCGCCGAGTTCAAGGCGATGGTGCGCTCCTTCCACGCCGCGGGTATCGAGGTGATCCTCGACGTGGTCTACAACCACACGGCCGAGGGCAACCACCTGGGGCCGACCCTGAACTTCCGCGGGATAGACAACGCCGCCTACTACCGGTTGCTCGACGGCGAAGAGCAGTTCTACAAGGACTTCACCGGCACCGGCAACAGCCTCAACGCAAGACATCCGCACACGCTGCAGCTGATCATGGACTCGCTGCGGTACTGGGTACTGGAGATGCACGTCGACGGTTTCCGTTTCGACCTGGCCTCCACGCTGGCGCGCGAGTTCTACGATGTGGACCGGCTTTCGGCGTTCTTCGATCTGGTGCAACAGGACCCGGTGATCAGTCAGGTCAAGCTGATCGCCGAACCATGGGATATCGGCGAGGGCGGGTACCAGGTCGGCAACTTCCCCGGTCTGTGGACCGAATGGAACGGTAAGTACCGCGATACGGTGCGCGATTATTGGCGCGGCGAGCCGGCCACCCTCGGCGAGTTCGCCTCCCGTCTGACCGGCTCCTCGGATCTCTACGAGCACACCGGGCGCCGCCCCGGCGCGAGCATCAACTTCGTCACCTGTCACGACGGGTTCACCCTTGCCGACCTGGTCTCCTACAACGAGAAGCACAACGAGGCCAACGGTGAGGACAACCGGGACGGCGAAAGCCACAACCGGTCCTGGAACTGCGGGGTGGAGGGACCGACCGACGATCCCGACATCATCGGCCTGCGGTCCCGGCAGATGCGCAACATGATCGCCACCCTGATGGTGTCCCAGGGCACTCCGATGATCAGCCACGGCGATGAGATCGGCCGAACCCAGGGCGGCAACAACAACGCCTACTGCCAGGACTCGCCGATTGCGTGGGTGGACTGGTCCAAACTCGACGAGAACGCCGAACTGCTGGAGTTCGCCCGCAAGGCGGTGGCCCTGCGCAAGAAGCACCCGGTGTTCCGGCGCCGCCGATTCCTGGCGGGCAACCCGATCCGCAGCGGTGAGCAGGTGCGCGATATCGCCTGGCTGACCCCGGCCGGTGCGGAGATGACGCCGCAGGACTGGGGATCGGGGTTCGGTAAGAGCATCGCGGTGTTCCTCAACGGTGACGCCATCCCAGAACCCAACGCGCGTGGTGAGCGGGTCCGCGACGATTCGTTCCTGCTGTGCTTCAACGCACACGACGAGGAGCTCGATTTCGTGCTGCCGCCCGATGATTACGCCGAAAAGTGGGTAACCGCCTTGGACACCGGCGACCCCGCCGGTGCCGTCGAGGTGACCATATCTGCCGGTGAGAAGATCTCGCTGCAGCCACGATCACTTCGGGTGCTCAAGAAAACGACCTAG
- the treY gene encoding malto-oligosyltrehalose synthase, producing MGVPVSTYRLQMRGDAFTFADALALLDYLDELGVSHLYLSPILTAAEGSTHGYDVTDPTTVSAALGGPDALRGLSEAARERGLGLIVDIVPNHVGVEDPQANPWWWDVLTHGRDSAYGAFFDIDWDLADGRIVLPVLGSDDDIAGLAVDGDVLRLGDRAWPIAPGTGAGTAEQVYARQHYTLIGWRNNVCGYRRFFSITSLAGLRQEDPEVFAASHAEVARWFAEGLVDGLRIDHPDGLTDPADYLTRLRELVGPDAWIVIEKILAPDEALDTSLPVDGATGYDALREVGGVFLDPSAQSDLDGLYGGTSEYETQIAELKTTAATVTLASELARVRRTIVAETGTDHPQLPESMTALLTHIGVYRFDYPALAALGPVAIAETISVRPDLAAPLQIVAAALAGAGESAKRIQQLCGAVTAKAVEDCQFYRDARLVTLNEVGGEPDLFGVSAAEFHARNATRAALWPRAMVTTSTHDTKRSEDVRARIGVLSQVPALWADRVARWSQVVIAPDADTALFLWQNIFGVWPVHGEVTDELRTRLHAYAEKAIREAGVHTTWNDPDTEFESAVHDWLDAVLDGPVGTELTALVGQLHPHALNDAIGQKLLALTVPGIPDVYQGTELLDDSLVDPDNRRPVDYAVRRKALADLADPKIRIVHAALRSRRERPETFLSGGYRPLLAGGPAADHVLAYGRGTDIVVAVGRWTARLEDTGWGETTVTLPEGTWTDRLTGRTFDGATAAADLFAELPGVLLERV from the coding sequence ATGGGTGTCCCGGTCTCCACATATCGACTCCAGATGCGCGGGGACGCGTTCACTTTCGCCGACGCACTCGCCCTGCTCGACTATCTGGACGAGTTGGGGGTCAGCCATCTGTACCTGTCCCCCATCCTGACCGCCGCAGAAGGGTCGACGCACGGCTACGACGTCACCGATCCCACCACCGTGTCGGCGGCCCTCGGCGGTCCCGACGCGCTGCGTGGCCTTTCGGAGGCGGCGCGCGAACGGGGGCTGGGCCTGATCGTCGATATCGTGCCCAACCACGTCGGTGTGGAGGATCCGCAGGCCAACCCGTGGTGGTGGGATGTGCTCACGCACGGTAGGGATTCGGCGTACGGGGCATTTTTCGACATCGACTGGGACCTGGCGGACGGGCGAATCGTGTTGCCGGTGCTTGGTTCTGACGACGACATAGCCGGGCTGGCGGTGGACGGCGACGTGCTGCGCCTCGGCGACCGGGCGTGGCCGATCGCGCCGGGCACCGGAGCCGGCACCGCCGAGCAGGTCTACGCACGCCAGCATTACACGCTGATCGGCTGGCGGAACAACGTGTGTGGGTACCGCCGTTTCTTCTCCATCACCTCGCTGGCAGGGCTGCGCCAGGAGGACCCCGAGGTGTTCGCCGCATCGCATGCCGAAGTGGCGCGCTGGTTCGCCGAGGGACTGGTCGACGGGCTGCGCATCGACCACCCCGACGGATTGACCGACCCCGCCGACTACCTCACGCGGCTACGTGAACTCGTGGGTCCCGACGCCTGGATCGTGATCGAGAAGATCCTGGCACCCGACGAGGCGCTGGACACGTCGCTGCCGGTCGACGGTGCCACCGGTTACGACGCGTTGCGCGAGGTGGGTGGCGTCTTCCTCGATCCTTCCGCCCAGTCCGACCTCGATGGGCTCTACGGCGGGACATCGGAATACGAGACCCAGATCGCCGAACTCAAGACGACCGCGGCCACCGTGACGCTGGCCAGCGAGCTGGCCCGCGTGCGCCGGACCATCGTCGCCGAGACCGGGACCGATCACCCACAGCTGCCCGAATCGATGACCGCATTGCTGACCCATATCGGCGTGTACCGGTTCGACTATCCCGCCCTTGCCGCGCTGGGCCCGGTGGCGATCGCCGAAACCATCTCCGTCCGTCCGGATCTCGCCGCCCCACTGCAGATCGTGGCCGCGGCGCTGGCCGGAGCCGGAGAATCGGCCAAACGCATCCAGCAGCTGTGCGGTGCCGTCACCGCCAAGGCCGTCGAAGACTGCCAGTTCTACCGGGATGCCCGATTGGTCACCCTCAACGAGGTCGGTGGCGAACCCGACCTGTTCGGTGTCAGCGCCGCCGAGTTCCATGCGCGCAACGCCACCAGGGCGGCGCTGTGGCCGCGCGCGATGGTGACCACCTCCACCCACGACACCAAGCGCAGCGAAGACGTCCGGGCACGCATCGGCGTGTTGTCCCAGGTGCCTGCGCTCTGGGCCGACCGGGTGGCACGCTGGTCCCAGGTGGTGATCGCACCCGATGCAGATACCGCACTGTTCCTGTGGCAGAACATCTTCGGCGTCTGGCCGGTGCATGGCGAGGTGACCGACGAGCTACGAACCCGTCTGCATGCCTATGCCGAGAAAGCGATCCGCGAAGCCGGTGTGCACACCACCTGGAACGACCCGGACACGGAGTTCGAATCGGCGGTACACGATTGGCTGGACGCGGTGCTCGACGGGCCGGTGGGCACGGAACTGACCGCTCTGGTCGGCCAGCTCCATCCGCACGCCCTCAACGACGCCATCGGCCAGAAGCTGCTCGCACTCACCGTGCCCGGCATTCCCGATGTCTACCAGGGCACCGAACTTCTCGACGACAGCCTGGTCGACCCGGACAACAGGCGGCCGGTCGACTACGCGGTTCGCCGCAAGGCGCTCGCCGATCTCGCCGACCCGAAGATCCGGATCGTCCATGCCGCGTTGCGATCACGCCGCGAACGGCCCGAAACCTTCCTGAGCGGCGGATACCGCCCACTACTGGCCGGCGGTCCGGCCGCCGATCACGTCCTCGCCTACGGCAGGGGCACCGACATCGTGGTGGCGGTCGGCAGATGGACCGCCCGACTCGAGGACACCGGTTGGGGTGAGACGACTGTGACGCTGCCCGAGGGCACTTGGACCGACCGCTTGACCGGTCGTACGTTCGACGGCGCGACCGCTGCCGCCGACCTGTTCGCCGAGCTGCCCGGTGTGCTGCTGGAGCGTGTGTGA